In Ananas comosus cultivar F153 unplaced genomic scaffold, ASM154086v1, whole genome shotgun sequence, the genomic window GGTGTCGTCGTACGCCAACATGCACGAGGATGTGTGCAATGGCGCCGAGGACATCCGCGCCTGCCTCGTCCTCGTCCCCTTCCACAAGGAGCAGAGGTACCTAGTACAGTTGGTTAGACCGGAacttaatatttgatattttttatttaaattcaaagcataattgctttatatttctagctgaattaattttttttttgcttttctatcAGGTACGACGGTCGAATGCTGTGCCGGAAGGACGGGCGGCGCCACATGAACCTGAAGGTGCTCCAGCACGCGCCCTGCACCGTCGGCATCCTCGTCGACCGCCGCATGGGCGGCGGCGTCAGCAACAGCATGAAGAGCAACGGTGGCAGCATGCGCGCCGCTCGCGACGCTGACGCGGGCCCGCAGGCAGCAGCAGCCACCGCCGACGCGCAGGTCCTGCACCACGTCGTTGCCATCTTCTTCGGCGGCCCTGACGACCGCGAGGCGGTGGCGTACGCCGGCCGGCTCGCCATGCACCCGTCCGTCAACATGACCGTCATCAGGTTCCTCCACGCCTCCGACAATCGGATGAACTCCTCCTCGTCCCGAGTCAGGACGGAGTCGTCGAGCAACACTAGCGAGGTCGCGATGATGTTCGACGAGGACCGGGATgccgaggaggacgaggagtTCATGGCGAATTTCCACAATAGGTacgtaatttttcatatttcaatGCATTCGTTAATAATTATTGTTTTGTCAATACCGTTCTTCTTTACATGAAATATATTGAAACATTCATAATATACTAAGAATAATTTGGTCATCTTTCCGTGCAGATTTGTAGCGTCAGGGATCGTGACCTACCTGGAGAAGTATGTGGGCAACGGGCCGGAGTCGGTGACGGCGCTGAGCGTGATGGCGGGAATGTACTCGCTCTTCATAGTGGGGAAGGGCGGAGACCGGAAAATGCCGACGACGGCGGGGATCGGCGACTGGGAGGAGTGCTCGGAGTTGGGCCCAGTTGGGGATCTCCTGGCATCTGAGGATTTTATGGATACTGGGTCAGTGCTGGTCCTTCAACAGCACAGGTTATCAAAAACAGGACAGAAAAGCAAAGGCTTAGAGGATGAGTTCTTGCAATAGTTTTTAGAGACTTCtgtaaaaaaaatgttattaatTAGTCACATAATTGGAGTGTAATTTTAGGTTGTGTTTCATTTGGAGTAGGCAATAATTAATTAGTGTTCTTCATATATTAATGTAGTAGAATTGGTAACAAAGAAGAtaaaattacttactttaaaattttaaaattttaaattttaaattatttaaaataaaatttagttaaaaaatattatttataaatatatagtaaaaaaatttgcaaatataGCTAAGGGTAACTTTGCAATAGACATACTTTATTGTcaagattattaaattttataaactgaatcagacaaaataataatatacacaCTGCAATGCagcattacattactgtattaaaccaaatacaCTAATACAACATCATTTGTAAttaatctcatttagaaattcaaaatatctgaatatatcaaaatattctgtaatattatataattcgaAACGAAATGCACCCTTAGTGAAAACGCTCACTACAAACTATTCTGTAAATACTCTATTCTACATATTATCTGTTTTATTTCATTACTAATAGTTTATTTGTGTATATGAGCTGAACTCAAATTCATAATAAACCTACaagaaaatttgtgaatttaGCATTTGAATTCGTCAAATAGTATATAGATTAAATCTAATGAAGCCGGTTATTAATTTGGATGTCACATATTGTAACTttactatataaataattatttatggaTCAAAGCATTTACCAAAATGATCTTATCCAAACAAAGTTTGACCCACCTTAGAATCCGAGTCAACCAAACCGACTCGGCTCTGACCTGTTCTTCTAATCAACTACTTTTTTGGGgtcccaaattcaaattcaagctCATCCTCATCCTCGTTCCCGACCGTTACCACATGGTTAGTCCACGTGTCATATCCGCCGCATGTATATCCTCCATCCCATGTGGGCCCTCCTTTCCCGTCGGAGAAATTCGATGCACCGTGTGTATACCTTGTAACTCATGCACCGTATGTATGTATATtcctttaattaaaaaattaggctAACTTACCCTTTTTGGGTCTTCACATTATGAGTtgcatcaaatttttatttgcaaattttaatttgtcgattttttattatctaaattAATGTATTTTTTAGTTGACTGAATAATAATGTGTAGCTGATGTGACAGTGCTACAGCATATAGTACCAGCAcatcaactaaattaaatttcgaaatttaattataataatacaaaaatttaaagaCCAACCATTTAATAACTTGGGGGTTCAAAAACATAATTTAGCGTCAGTTTAGGAAGATAAATATGATTTTGCAATATCTAAATGTCTAAGTTGGTGCATCGTGCACCGGGAACATGCAAACGTTTCCATTCCCTTGAAACTAACGCAGCATCGAAccacttaaaaaaatattaaatagaaaaaattaaaaagagaaagcACCTCTTCCATAATGACCATCCATAAAAACCCCAACAAGATCATACCCCaaataatttctccttttttgtgttattattattaatatttttccaTTAATCCGACCCCTCTTATATATTTTTGCCTCTTATATATTTTTGCCTGCTCCATAGTGAAATAGAGCACTACTCAAAATGGCCTTCTCCTATGCGTGTGTGTCTCTCCCCATCTCAATTTGTACTCAACCACTGTTGAAAAGGTACAACAATCACTACTATataacccctctctctctctctctctctccctctctctctctctctctctctttgtataACTTATGATCTCTCTCACCCACAAGATCACAAACAACTCTTTTCTCATCTTGGAGAGCATATGGGCCCAATTATGGCATCATCAGTGCAAAAAAGAGTTTGCCCTTCTCTTTGAGGTAATTGCTTCCCCTCCCCActctttttgttgctttttcCTAACTAATCAATggataagttaaaaatatataaaatttatcttaagtatgaattttatttttttcccatcACAATACTTAACACAGTTGGTTAAGGACTTAATGGTTAGTATTCCAGAATTGCTTTatatttcataataaaaaaaggtatctttctctcaaaattagaaagaaaaaaaaggtaggAACGTTCAGAACCTACCtaaattatgaatcattttgaatcggttACCCAACCTTTCagttcaatatgtttgatttgattcaatcaatagtattttgatttcaaatttacgCTAACTATTTACcgtaataaatttatagttgcgagagtGGTATGAAATATCCTAATTAAATTTGCAATGCGAAGATAAATGacggattcaaatttaaataagttaAGGTATCGTTGAATGACTTAATTAgacttaaattaaacaaattgaaagattgaattaataaaatcaaaattttgaaagattggatagccaACTCAAAATGATCCGAAATTCAGATTAGTTCTCGATGGTtttaccataaaaaaaaatgtgaatatATTGTTTGAAACATCTACCTAACCTTTTATTcattccatttgaaccattagataaaatttttggTAGCAAATTCTAATACTTCACTTATCTTACAGTACTTACCATCTCATATGATTTGTTGGAGAACCATTTAATTTGAATGAACAATGCTTCCAAATTTTGTAACAAAGAAAAAAACCGTCGAAtagttaaaattaaacaaattgcaATGGtagatagaaaaaattttaattttaaaaatttcgtaGTTGTTCCAAAATGAGTCCGATATGCTACGCATATTTTTACCCAATATATCTTGCTAAAAGGGTCCTAAAATATTCCTTTCTAGTACTCttcctttgtactactttttataaatatttgtaaatttatgttttctttttatttaggATTATGTCGATGGCCTCTGATTTGAGCTCAGAAGCAGTAGTCCCAAGATCGGTTCCGGTTCGCGTCGCCCACGAGCTCCTCCAAGCAGGGCATCGATATCTCGATGTCAGGTATAATGTAATTAGTTTCAACAATTTAATCAAAacttaccgactgtccctagcgcaagtggcaaaaggtttgatggttggtacctgaggtctcaagttcgaattctagttgattcacatttctagctaagtttatttctaaattgaataaataaagcgggtagtatactacctatctctgaaaaaaaaataataatgaaaacttATTAACTTTGATAGGAATTGCGTCATGTGTCAACTTGTGATGCAATTGGAATCTAtgcttctaaaatattttttttttttttttttgagaaaatgtagcatgctacccgcttcattcattcgggaggtgaattaagctacatgggtgaggcaacaaggcCTCTAGGCAAACGGAGACAAAAAGGAAAAGACAGGGAAATAGGTGTTGTGAGTAAAGTACAGTCGATGCCTCTATACGGTCTACGAGTTCTAACTACAGATCTACCGATCTACAGATCAGTACTACTCCACTGAGCTAACAGGTGTTTGATCTTATGAGTACCACGGATCGGATCCGCCTGGGCCTTCGCAAAAATGACACCATTCCTAGTCTCCCAAATCACCCACCAACAAGCTATGATACCGGTTAGGTCGTTATCCGAGCCCCTCCGCCCTTTCCATAAATCCCACATCCGGTGTACGTCAGCTCCCAAATCTTCTGGATGGACTTCCTCCAGTGACATAACCAAGAGGAATCTGAAGAACGCGCATTGTGTAAAGAGATGATCAAACGTTTCTGGCTCCGATCCGCAAAGCACACAGCTCGTATTCCCGGTCCATCCTCTTTTTAACAGGTTGTCAATGGTGGGTATCTTTTTCTTGAGCGTGAGCCAACAGAAGACCTTCACTTTAAGGGGGATACAGAGTCTCCAGATGTCAAAAGTCCTGTTATCCCTTGTTCCGCCGTTGCTTAACATAGTATAGGTCGATTTCACAGTAAAACGGCCGTGAGATGTCCACCGCCAATACACGCTGTCCGTTCCTTGTCCGGTTCTGGAGGTGGAGATCCTTTCCTTTAGTGTCGCGATGCTTTGGTGAATTCCGTGGTCTGAAGTGTTGACGCCACGTAGAATCTTGTTCTAGCACCATTCAGTATCGTTGGAGCATTTGCTAATTAACAAGGTTTTATGAGTCAGGAGGGAGGATAGCTTGGGAAAGGATGACAGAAGAGTGGTTTCCTCACACCATCGGTCGGCCCAAAAATCAATACTTTTTCCATTACCCAAAATGTAGGAAACTCCCCATTTTCTGCCCTAGTACTCCCTTCCACCAGAAAGAGGAAGGTCTGAAGCTCCGCCCCTCCTTCAACGGTCTTCTCCTTCGGTAAAACAACACATGTATTAACTTGTTCCACTGAAGGTTGGGCGCCGTAtggaatttccaccaccatttaacCAGGAGTGCTTGGTTCATTGTAGCTATATCGAGAATGCCTAACCCACCTTCCTCCCTACTCCGGCAGACACTCTTCCAAGCCACAAGGCAACCCTTTCCAGGCGAACTAACAccacctctccaaaagaaatcCCGCCGAAGAGCCTCAATTCGCTTAACGACCCATTTGGGTGTCTGGAACACAGTGAGGAAATGAATGGGTAGGTTAGTAAGAACAGCGTTAACCAGAATGAGTCTACCCCCCCGCGACAGTAGCTTCGCTTGCCATCCATCAATTCGGCTTTGGACCCTGCCGATGATTCCTCTCCAAGTCTCTTTGGAAGGGGGTCTGGTGGTCAATGGCAACCCCAAGTACTTGGTAGGTAAGGTACCGAGTTTGCATCCGAGTATTTGCGCTAACCTGTTCGCTTTACCTTCCACCGATCCCAAGTAAAAAATTTCAGTCTTGCCTTTGTTGATCCTCATTCCAGAAGCCCATTCGAAAAGTTGCCAAAGAAAAAGGAGGTTTCTCATAAATCTCTTCTTCGCCTCACAAAAGAAGAAGGTATCATCTGCAAATTGGATAATGTGGACCCTTGACTCGTCGGAGGGACCAATGCCACAGATAATGTTTTTCGTTACTGCTTTGGCAGTTAATCTGGTAAGGCATTCTGctataagaagaaaaagaaaaggtgataGAGGGTCGCCCTGTCGTAATCCCCTTTTCATCTTGATCCAGTTTGTTGGTACGCCATTAACCAGAACTGCGACTTTGGCATTACACACGCACAATTCGACCCAACTGATCCATTTCCTGTCAAATCCCCACCACTCCAATATACGAAAAAGGAAAGGCCAGTAAACTCGATCATAAGCCTTTTCAAAGTCCACTTTTATCCCAACTCCCTCCATCTCCTGCTTACTTCCCCAGCCAAGAAGTTCACGCACCGTCACGAAAGCATCAGAAATGTTTCTTCCCTTCAGAAAGGCGGATTGGGAGTCAGAAATCAGGCTACCCATAATACTCTCCAAGCGATTAGTTAAGACCTTGGATAATATCTTATGTATCCCGTTCAAGAGGCTGATAGGGCGAAAATCATTTGCCCGGTTAGCTGCTTCCTTCTTCGGGATTAAACAGATGTATGCATAATCGATCGGGCCGGTATTTAGTGTTCCCTCGAACATCTCGTGGAAAATGTTCAAGATATCATCCTTGAGAGTGTCCCAGAAGGTTTGGTAGAAGCACAAAGGGAAACCATCCGGTCCTGGCGCCTTGTCTCGTCCTAGCTGGAAGACGGCTTGTTTTACTTCCTCAATGTCGAAAGGTCTCGTGATATGCGTTATGGTGGCAGTATCGCCCCGCCTCGTCGTGAAGAGCTCACTCCAATCTCCGAAAGAGGACGGTGCCCAATCCTCAGGTGTGAATAGATTTCTGAACTTCTGGAAAAGTAAATTCTGCTTCTCGCCTTCAGATTGATACACTCGTCCATCTTCATCAAGTGCGTCAATTCTGTTCACTCTTCTACGGCCGTTGGCAACTGCATGGAAGAATTTGGTATTGCTATCGCCTTCCCGTAACCAGTGTTGTTTCGCTCTACTCTTCCAAAGCGCTTCCTCATCTTTAAGCACCTCGGCCAGATTCGTCTTAAGCTTTTCCCTCTTATCTGCTAGCTCCTGGGTTAAAGGATTCGTTTCTTCCTCCTTGTCGATGCTCTGGATGTCTTCCAAGAGTTTGTTCTTAACTCGTCGAATGTTATAGAATTCGTTGGTACACCACTGTTTAATTCTTCTACGACAGTGTCTCAATTTTGCTGTGAACGTAAGAGCAGCCGAATTGTGCTTATGGCCCTCCTCCCACCAGCCTGGCACCTTGGACCTAAAATCCTCGTGGTTTAGCCAGGCAGGTTCGAATCGAAAAATGGCCCTCGTCCTGCTCAAAGAGTTAGTCACCGTTAAGAGGATGGGGCTGTGATCCGAAGCCACTCTTGGGAGACCGGCCACCTTGGAAATAGGGAATTCCAGATCCCAATCAGTTGACACGAGAAACCGGTCCAGTCTAGCCAAGGTCGGGGGCTTTTGTAGATTAGACCAAGTAAACGATTGATTTGTCATGGGAAGATCAATTAATTCAAGGTCCCTGATGAGATTGTTAAATAAGGCCGTCGCTCTGGAGCTCCAGGCCTTTCCATTTCGCTCGTGCGGTCCACGCGTACAATTAAAGTCCCCGCACATTACCCATTTCCCCTTACAACAATCCTTCAAGAGCGCTAATTCCGAGAAGAAGTCCTCCTTACCATCCCAAGTGGCTGGGCCGTAAACACTCGTGAGGAAAAATCTTGTACCCCCGTTCACCATTTCCAAAAGAATCGATATGGAGAAGTTTCTGACGATTACTTCTTTACAACTGAAGACCCGAGAGCTCCAACAAGTAATCAGACCGCCGGACGCGCCATTAGATTCGAGGAAAACACATTTGTCAAGGAAGTACCCCGCTAAACTTCGAAGAAAGGATCCCGATACATGGTTAACCTTCGATTCCTGGAGACACACTACTGAATTTCTTAAATTCGAAATTGCATCCCGCACAACAAACCGTTTGGAGGGGTCGTTAAGCCCTCTAACGTTCCAGCTACAGATACTAAACATCACAATAACAAGACACAAACATCACAACAACGTAGACACGACTCCCAAAATAAAGCCAAAAGGTGTCCACGACTTGGGCCACTAGCCCATCTAAGCGCTCATAAGTTCACGAACTCGGCGAACTTCTTCGCCTCGGTCCCGTCCAGTCTCACCCCGCATCGGTTGCTCTTAAGCACAATCTTCCTCAACGCACTCTCGGAGACCCCGCCATCTCCTCCTTCTTGTAGCCTCATTTTTCTGGTTACAGCTTTACGAATGATTGAGGTCCTATCATAGCAGGCGAGGCGCGCGCTAGCACGGGTAGGGATATAGGTGTTTTTAGTCTTCTTCGACGGTACGATTTTTCCCTTCCCATACTGGGCCCGGGTTTCCTCCCATTGGATGGGCCTGCAATCCTCGGCTGGACGCTCCAGGACGTTCCCAACTATAGTCGCCGACTCAGTGCTTTCGCGAGAATCAGAGATTAGGCCTCCTCCAGAAGTCACACACCAATCCTCGAACCCACTATTCAAGTGGTGAGAAGCTTCCCCTGCACGCGGCATGCCAACAGACTGTGGACCACAGTTGACCCCAGATGTAGAGATCCAATTCTCAAGGTGGGCACACAGTCCCAAGGAGACGCACATAAatgtataataattaattttagagtaaaaaagaataaaagcttGGATTTTTGATGAAATACACATGGGTAGCCTCAACCACAGGCTATTGACTTCtcaactaattttcttttaattgataCCGCCTTAAATTTGGTCTCTTTCAATTTAAGTTATTATGGTTAATTcgtctaaaaattttataaaatactatGTGGTTGTGTTAAATACTTTTTCAGTGGATCGAACTACGAATTTAGAAATATAAGTGTTAGATGTGCCTCGAAATCTGGTTGTTGTTTTTGATTTTGCGCCCTTGGTTCACCGACAGCTTTgtggtgcgacaaattttgaaaaacaatttataaaagaaaaatgaatgtctgtggcgGGAAGCGGAGGGATTGAGCTGTGCAAGTACGGATCGAATCCGGTAATGAAAATATCCGTTAAGGAACCTCTTTCATcattttgccctagaggcgatACAATAAATTTGTAATCTCCAAAAACATTGTCTCCTTTTTTCACAGTGAAGTTCTCTCATCTTTGTCTGtggtttttttttactaataatgTGTTTTCACGTAAATCTTTGTGTTCCATTTTATTTTACTGTTTCTGTGGTTTGTCAACTTTGCGATCGCCTTTTGCCGTTGCTATTTGTGCGCTTGTCAtaacaataagttaaattaaaacAACCGAAAGTTAAAAGAGCGATCATCGAAAAGTTAAGTTGCAGGGGTCTCTTGCACTAGTCCTCTAAAACATGAAAAGGGATTTCGTGGCAATCCTCTAATAGATAACAGGCTAAATCGATACGCAATCAACGTCCAATTCAATAAGCCTCTCCCCAACAGCAAAAAAAAGGGTATTTCaaaaaatggcctatagttgaggggaatcttcatatatttttatcttggACAAGGAGAAATGCAGAGTtttaagtgatttttttttttttttttttgattaaaacagGGATGAACCCAGTTTTAAGTGATACCAATGGGAAATTTCTACAATTTGGGATTTATATGATGGGTGatgtttttatttgaattttttttcttttttgtttttttggtagAACTGTGGATGAATTCAATGCCGGTCGTCCAGTGGGAGCTATAAATATTCCATACATGTTCAAGGTTGGGTCAGGTAGATTTCTTAACCTTCTCCTTTTTGAGAATTTTGGTTTCTACAGAAATTATGCATACATCAAAGCTGTTTTATTCAGAAAAGAGCAGTTTTATTTCTACAAGCATGAAAATATAATAGCATCCGAGGATTAATTATCCAAATTGTTCATTTtcaatgaaaaaattatttcaactaTTCGATACAAGAATCGAAAATTGAGATAACAAAGCTGATATGCTGATTCGCGACAAGTAAGCATCAATTTTTAAATGTATGTCGCATTAGTGTTATTTTTCACCAATGCAGGAAAGGGTTTACGGATTTTAACATTTCTGTTCCATCGACTCTGTGTAGGAATGTCGAAGAACCCTAATTTCTTGGAGGAAGTGTCATCGGTTTTCGGCAAAGACGACGAAATCATTGTCGTGCGAATGCTTATCCATCGTTTCCTTAATTTCATATATGAGCTATCGATTCTTTATCTTTTTCCCGTAAAGCATGTCTTTGCCTTTCGACAGGGATGCCAAAGTGGGAAGCGGTCGCTGATGGCTGCAACCGAGCTTTCATCTGCTGTAAGTGTCAGTTCGTCGCATATGTCTTTTCTACACAAGTGAACAACTGTATATGATATGTTAATATAtactgatttttctttttctcgtaCTCGTTAGGGTTTTACGGGAGTGACAGACATCGCCGGCGGTTATTCTGCGTGGGTACAGAACGGATTACCGATGGAGCAGTGATGTTATTCTAGTCGAGCGCGGCACTAAGtgatgatgcaatttgggtctTGGATATTTTGAGTTCATTGATCAATTGCCATCTCCTAGTGTGTAATTATATATGAAGTGATCATCAGTTTCCTGGTGAACTGATTCAGCTAGTACTCAGTAGGTTACTCTTATATGATCTTcctaataaaagaaatttctgGGTCTACTTGGTTTTTAAGCTATTGTTTGGATGTGTTATGCGCCGAACTCCTGGACTGTTGACTCAGTCAAATATCTTTCTTTCGAAAACGCGCAAAGAAGTTGAGTGGCTTCTAATAATGACCCTTGAAGTTTACGCTCACAACTGAATTAAGCGATTCGGGTGACGAGGGATCCGATCAGCCAAGTTTAAATGCTATATTGTATGTTCAATTTGGTTGAAACCACATGTCACTTTATATTTAGTTTGCAAACCATTTTTGTGGTGCGTCCAGACTCACCATGCGGCGTAATTTTTATGGCACTAACAGAACGTTCAATGAGTGATGATGCATTTTGGGTCTTGggtatttttagttttttcgatCTATGGCCATCTCATAGTGTGGTTATGTAGTGATCATCAACTCACTGATGAAGTGATTCAGTTAATTTAAAGTTacttaaattacataaaatgtaCTAACagaatatgtaaaaataaacgacgctttcaaattttaaaattaaaaaattaccaATTCGgtcaaatcatataaattaaaagatcagatagtaaaattaaaatttttgaaagttattgTGTCTGCATTCTACAATAGCAAAATTGCATAGAAAATTTGACACTTCCAACGTTGTGCATCCTATTCCGGTGGATATTAATAAAAATCCGCCACCCATGTGAGATGGTTACTTTCTCCATCCATTTGTTTTAGATATTGTTTGGTTTggatataagcaagaattaactatatattacagggataggtacaagtatggagaTAAGCAAATAGCGttttgatgaaaattggattgtttccgAGTAtgaaaaaaatagcgtttggatagataatatagaataagaaaaataataggtagttatatatagaaaataaaggtgTTAGTGTATGGGTATAGTTATACC contains:
- the LOC109704988 gene encoding thiosulfate sulfurtransferase 16, chloroplastic-like isoform X2 yields the protein MAFSYACVSLPISICTQPLLKRSQTTLFSSWRAYGPNYGIISAKKSLPFSLRSMASDLSSEAVVPRSVPVRVAHELLQAGHRYLDVRTVDEFNAGRPVGAINIPYMFKVGSGMSKNPNFLEEVSSVFGKDDEIIVGCQSGKRSLMAATELSSAGFTGVTDIAGGYSAWVQNGLPMEQ
- the LOC109704989 gene encoding cation/H(+) antiporter 15-like; amino-acid sequence: MHEDVCNGAEDIRACLVLVPFHKEQRYDGRMLCRKDGRRHMNLKVLQHAPCTVGILVDRRMGGGVSNSMKSNGGSMRAARDADAGPQAAAATADAQVLHHVVAIFFGGPDDREAVAYAGRLAMHPSVNMTVIRFLHASDNRMNSSSSRVRTESSSNTSEVAMMFDEDRDAEEDEEFMANFHNRFVASGIVTYLEKYVGNGPESVTALSVMAGMYSLFIVGKGGDRKMPTTAGIGDWEECSELGPVGDLLASEDFMDTGSVLVLQQHRLSKTGQKSKGLEDEFLQ
- the LOC109704988 gene encoding thiosulfate sulfurtransferase 16, chloroplastic-like isoform X1 → MAFSYACVSLPISICTQPLLKRSQTTLFSSWRAYGPNYGIISAKKSLPFSLRIMSMASDLSSEAVVPRSVPVRVAHELLQAGHRYLDVRTVDEFNAGRPVGAINIPYMFKVGSGMSKNPNFLEEVSSVFGKDDEIIVGCQSGKRSLMAATELSSAGFTGVTDIAGGYSAWVQNGLPMEQ